TGTTTTTAAACATTGAAGACAAAATCGAATCACAAGGAACCTTTACTTGTTTAAATTATTACTTCCCATTCTAATTGGGCTTGGTATTACTCAATTTAGTATGGTATCGGATATATTGGTATGGGATCGCTATCTGATAGAACATGGCGAACTTTGGCGTATCGTAACAGGGAACTTTACCCATACGAATCTAGCACATTTAATAATGAATGCTGCTGCACTCGTCCTTTTTAGTTATATTTTTAAAGAGTTACTTACCCTTAAAAAATTATCGATTTTACTGTTTTCTATCAGTTTACTAACTGGACTAGCACTACTCTTTACGCCAATACAAGCTTATGTTGGACTCTCAGGCGTATTACACGGGCTGTTTGTTTGGGCTGCCATCGAAGACATAAAAAATAAACGTCAAACCGGATGGTTACTACTGCTAGGTGTAATTGCTAAAATCAGTTGGGAGCACTATTTTGGAGCCAGTGCATCAACCATCTCATTAATAAATGCAAAAGTAGCAACAGAAGCGCATCTATTTGGAGCAATCGCAGGCGGACTACTCCAAATTCCAGCTCTATTTCTCAAAACTAATAAAGCTTCTGACGGCCTAAAATAGAGTGAGATAACGTTGTACCATCAACTAATTCTAATTCACCGCCCATTGGAACACCATGTGCTATTCGACTAGCAGGTACTTGGTGCTCTTGGCAAAGCTCAGCAATATAGTGTGCCGTTGCTTCCCCCTCAACCGTTGGGTTAGTTGCAAGAATAACTTCTTTGATATCACCACGATTCAGACGATGATCTAATAAATCTAAACCAATATCGCTTGGACCAATACCATCCAGTGGCGATAAATGTCCCATTAGTACAAAGTAACGCCCAGAAAACTGCCCTGTTGCTTCTACTGCAACAATATCTGCAGGACTTTCAACAATACACATTTCACCACTTGCTTGACGCTTTGGATTCAAACAAATAGCGCAGGTATCTTCCTCAGTAAATGTTCGACATTCCGAGCAGTGACCAATCTCTGACATCGCTTGAGAGAGTGCATCAGCTAATTGCATTCCGCCTTGGCGATTACGCTGAAGCAAGTGGAAAGCCATTCGCTGAGCTGATTTTGGACCGACACCAGGTAAGCATCGTAATGATTCCATTAATTGTTCTAGTAAACCACTGGTTCGCATAGTTTCTTATATTCCTAAAAAGAAAAAGGCAGCCACTGAGCCGCCTAATTATTCCAAGATTAATAATGCGTTATTAATCTCAGCTTTATCATAAAGATAAATTAGAATGGCATTTTAAAGCCCGGTGGCATTTGCATTCCACCAGTTACACTTGCCATTTTTTCTTTTTGTGTTTCTTCAATGCGACGAGATGCATCATTGAACGCAGCTGCGATCAAATCTTCTAGCATTTCTTTTTCATCTTCTTCCATTAGGCTTGGATCGATTTCAACACGACGAACACTATGAGAACCAGTGATAGTTACTTTAACTAGACCAGCACCTGATTCACCAGTTACTTCCATGTTTGCGATTTCTTCTTGCATCTTCTGCATGCGATCTTGCATTTGCTGGGCTTGCTTCATCAAGTTGCCCATGCCGCCTTTACCACCGAACATAATTATTCTCTCTTAAGTTTACTTCTTTGTTACTAAAAAAATGGGGGTTAAATTTTTGTTTTCAACCCACTCTAAATTTTAAATTAGATTGTATGAACGCTTATGTTAAATAGGTCTCACACTTTCTTGATCCATCTCTGCCCCAAATCTCTGAATAAAGAAATTGACGTGTGGATCTTGCTGCAAACTCTGATAAGCCGTTTGCAATTTGGTTTGATACATTTGCTCACGCAGCTCTAAAGGTGTTGTGCCTTCATCACTAATATCGATGGTTACCGTCACTTCTCGATTTAATGTTTGTGCTAGAGCTTGAGTGATCAGCTCATTAGCTTTGTCGCCATTTAAATGCGATTGAGCTGCTCGTAAATGTAACTTAACTTGGTTATCTTGCTCAACAAATGCTGAATTTAAAACAAGCTGCTGTACTAACTTTGGTAATGTTAATGACATTGCTAAAGCAGACCAAGTATCTTGTTTTGATGACTCTTCAACAAGCAATTTCACCATTTCAGGCGTTTTTTCATGCTCTAGCGCTTGTTTTAGTTTCGTTGGAGTAACATCACTCACCACTTTTTTCATTTCTGGTTGAGTTGATTTCCAGCGATACGGCTCTTCTGGTTTTTTCTCTTGTGTTGCGGAATTTCCAATTTGCGACACCTGAGCACGAGGCGCTAAATGTTGCTTTTCAGCAATACGCTCTAACACTGAACTCGTTTTTTTCTTATCGGATGCCGCACTAGCCTTTTTTGAGCCAGTACCTGTATTGGTTAAATTGTTTTTTGCACTACGCAATTGGTTACGAACACCTAATAGTCCACTTCGTGGGGCTGGCGTCTCTTGCATAGGAGGCTGCGCTGAAGAAGACTGTTGAGGTGCTTGTGACGCAGATTCACCTGACGGCGTTCCCATAGGAGGCGCATCATACATTGGTGGTTGCTCAGAATGCATTGGTGGTACATTCGCAGGCGCATGACCTTGCTGCGTTTGTTGAGACATTGCTGGACGTTGTTGAGGCGTCATTGGTCTCTGTGCTTGAGGTGCAAAATTAACAGTAACTGAAGGGGCTTGTTGCTGCACTCTTGGTGCCGTATTGATTGCTTGAGGTTCTGTTGATGGCACCGCAATTGGCTGTGCTTCTAATGCCTGAGCGTGTACGGGACGGAATGCTACCATTCTCAATAACATCATCTCAGCACCGGTTCGCTCATTTGGAGCTAATGGCAAGTCTTTACGGCTTTGCAGTACAATTTGATAAAACAATTGCACTTCTTGAGGAGATAATTGTGTACTTAAAAGCTCAATACGTTCAGCATCTGGCTGTGTTTTATCTAGAGTTGCAGGCAACGCTTGATACATAGCTAATTTATGAAGCTGA
The Aliivibrio fischeri ATCC 7744 = JCM 18803 = DSM 507 DNA segment above includes these coding regions:
- the rrtA gene encoding rhombosortase, with amino-acid sequence MFKLLLPILIGLGITQFSMVSDILVWDRYLIEHGELWRIVTGNFTHTNLAHLIMNAAALVLFSYIFKELLTLKKLSILLFSISLLTGLALLFTPIQAYVGLSGVLHGLFVWAAIEDIKNKRQTGWLLLLGVIAKISWEHYFGASASTISLINAKVATEAHLFGAIAGGLLQIPALFLKTNKASDGLK
- the recR gene encoding recombination mediator RecR, which encodes MRTSGLLEQLMESLRCLPGVGPKSAQRMAFHLLQRNRQGGMQLADALSQAMSEIGHCSECRTFTEEDTCAICLNPKRQASGEMCIVESPADIVAVEATGQFSGRYFVLMGHLSPLDGIGPSDIGLDLLDHRLNRGDIKEVILATNPTVEGEATAHYIAELCQEHQVPASRIAHGVPMGGELELVDGTTLSHSILGRQKLY
- a CDS encoding YbaB/EbfC family nucleoid-associated protein, with product MFGGKGGMGNLMKQAQQMQDRMQKMQEEIANMEVTGESGAGLVKVTITGSHSVRRVEIDPSLMEEDEKEMLEDLIAAAFNDASRRIEETQKEKMASVTGGMQMPPGFKMPF
- the dnaX gene encoding DNA polymerase III subunit gamma/tau; protein product: MSYQVLARKWRPHHFKDVVGQPHVLTALENALDHNRLHHAYLFSGTRGVGKTTIARLFAKGLNCEEGITSTPCGVCSTCKEIDEGRFVDLLEIDAASRTKVEDTRELLDNVQYKPARGRFKVYLIDEVHMLSRHSFNALLKTLEEPPEYVKFLLATTDPQKLPVTILSRCLQFHLKHISVDQIHEQLDFVLDKEEVSKEARALGLIAHAADGSMRDALSLTDQAIALGNGSVTAEIVSAMLGTLDTDQAIRILEAISTKNMQTLMNCVNDLADIGVEWDGLAKELANQLHKLAMYQALPATLDKTQPDAERIELLSTQLSPQEVQLFYQIVLQSRKDLPLAPNERTGAEMMLLRMVAFRPVHAQALEAQPIAVPSTEPQAINTAPRVQQQAPSVTVNFAPQAQRPMTPQQRPAMSQQTQQGHAPANVPPMHSEQPPMYDAPPMGTPSGESASQAPQQSSSAQPPMQETPAPRSGLLGVRNQLRSAKNNLTNTGTGSKKASAASDKKKTSSVLERIAEKQHLAPRAQVSQIGNSATQEKKPEEPYRWKSTQPEMKKVVSDVTPTKLKQALEHEKTPEMVKLLVEESSKQDTWSALAMSLTLPKLVQQLVLNSAFVEQDNQVKLHLRAAQSHLNGDKANELITQALAQTLNREVTVTIDISDEGTTPLELREQMYQTKLQTAYQSLQQDPHVNFFIQRFGAEMDQESVRPI